One window from the genome of Spirochaetota bacterium encodes:
- a CDS encoding tetratricopeptide repeat protein — MPPIKKHRFTIIPEENQPEGMRIFSIENEKSIKKGFSISIPKKYHPLIAALSLILFVILVVAIVTVIKKPSSFLDQKQTIAQDNTLLPGISDQKLIPEDLSQNPHILRGKTYYFKKNYTSAIDEFNEVVASDAPDSDKAIALTYIGMIHDDRGDYNKAIETFLRALKYKPKDSTILKNLALAYRHKKDYPNALATMEKAIDIDENNPDLLILKGNILFDMGRFPDAVKSYTKALDIAPNNPQALYNTALTFLKTGDELSAVEYFKKAATADSSGNIAKLAYGRLGAFYTARRDYAMAEKYLTMAIQLDPSEPVNHYNLGIVYIQRQQYEKALAEFKAAESSGVYEEKLLEGLSEAYASLERYDESIAVLERLQPVQNRNVAIIARLAELYYRKGDLDTAFDYYKQITIYEPVSENARVAYANMGNIRDDQHRYDDAIGFYKKALAIDPKDSSTLYNLGITYKHAGKPELAIAAFNDAAQYNPDNPKPRLAIADLYYEKGYLDLALDEYIKVVRLWPNLQEAQFNLGMLYYNKGRNDYALEAFNRVIAINGNNEYAKKAYVNIGIILSSAKDEKQQAQAVQSLQKALLISPNEPEALLAMGTIAYNQHKYDKALEIFYQVLETSSDDAITAQAYHNIGRCYYAKREYKKSLQYLTKASELDPTNEEIRLNRKVAVEAYEKELSLK, encoded by the coding sequence ATGCCTCCTATAAAAAAACACCGATTTACCATCATTCCTGAAGAAAATCAGCCGGAAGGCATGCGCATCTTTTCTATAGAAAATGAAAAATCCATAAAAAAAGGTTTTAGCATATCAATACCAAAAAAATATCACCCATTAATTGCAGCTTTGTCTCTCATTCTTTTTGTCATATTGGTTGTGGCGATAGTAACTGTTATAAAAAAACCATCATCATTCCTTGATCAAAAACAAACCATTGCACAGGACAATACACTACTACCTGGCATAAGCGACCAGAAGCTAATTCCCGAGGATCTATCGCAAAACCCTCACATACTTCGTGGTAAAACATATTATTTTAAAAAGAATTACACCAGTGCCATAGACGAATTCAATGAAGTGGTTGCATCCGATGCACCTGATAGCGATAAGGCTATTGCCCTCACCTATATTGGCATGATCCATGATGACAGGGGCGACTACAATAAAGCCATTGAAACATTCCTGCGAGCGTTAAAATATAAACCCAAAGACAGCACTATTTTAAAAAATTTAGCACTTGCCTACAGACACAAAAAAGATTACCCCAATGCACTGGCCACTATGGAAAAAGCCATTGACATTGATGAAAACAATCCTGATTTATTGATACTCAAAGGAAATATACTTTTTGATATGGGCAGATTTCCTGATGCAGTTAAAAGCTATACAAAAGCACTGGACATTGCACCCAATAATCCGCAAGCCCTCTATAACACAGCACTAACATTCCTGAAAACCGGTGATGAATTATCAGCAGTGGAATACTTTAAAAAGGCTGCAACTGCTGATTCATCAGGAAATATTGCAAAATTAGCCTATGGCCGTCTAGGAGCATTTTATACCGCCAGGCGCGACTACGCAATGGCTGAAAAATATCTGACCATGGCTATACAGCTTGACCCCAGTGAGCCAGTTAATCACTACAACTTAGGTATAGTGTATATACAGCGCCAGCAGTATGAAAAGGCGTTAGCTGAATTTAAGGCAGCTGAATCATCTGGCGTATATGAAGAAAAGCTTTTAGAAGGCCTTTCAGAAGCATACGCATCACTTGAACGCTATGATGAAAGTATTGCAGTGCTTGAACGCCTGCAGCCAGTGCAAAATAGGAATGTTGCCATCATTGCCCGATTAGCAGAATTATATTACCGCAAAGGCGATTTAGACACTGCTTTTGATTATTACAAGCAGATTACCATATATGAGCCTGTTTCAGAAAATGCCCGGGTGGCTTATGCCAATATGGGCAATATCCGTGATGACCAGCACCGTTATGATGATGCAATAGGCTTCTATAAAAAGGCACTGGCAATAGATCCTAAAGACAGCTCCACCCTGTATAATCTGGGCATTACCTATAAACATGCCGGGAAACCCGAGCTTGCCATTGCAGCATTTAACGACGCTGCACAATATAATCCTGACAATCCCAAACCACGGCTTGCCATTGCCGACCTGTATTATGAAAAAGGTTATTTAGACTTAGCGCTGGATGAATATATAAAAGTGGTACGTCTGTGGCCCAATCTGCAGGAAGCCCAATTTAACCTTGGCATGCTCTATTACAACAAAGGAAGAAATGACTATGCACTGGAAGCATTCAACAGAGTAATTGCAATAAATGGCAACAATGAGTATGCAAAAAAAGCCTATGTAAATATTGGTATTATTTTATCCAGTGCAAAAGATGAAAAACAGCAGGCACAGGCTGTGCAATCACTCCAGAAAGCATTACTTATTTCACCCAATGAACCCGAAGCGCTACTTGCAATGGGTACTATTGCATATAATCAGCATAAATATGATAAGGCATTGGAGATTTTTTATCAGGTACTTGAAACTTCCAGTGATGATGCCATCACTGCACAGGCATATCATAATATAGGTCGCTGCTACTATGCTAAACGTGAATACAAAAAATCGCTGCAATATTTAACAAAAGCTTCTGAGCTTGACCCAACCAACGAAGAAATACGGCTAAACCGAAAAGTAGCAGTAGAAGCATATGAAAAAGAACTTTCATTAAAATAA
- a CDS encoding cyclic nucleotide-binding domain-containing protein, whose translation MNIKEAGWKIFSLRSEEVSFTIPLFFLYLFSGIFFATGQVYTESLFLQTYGAAGLSKFFAINGIVLFLSGFIYTYFLELFSLKRAYVLLIMLFCCIPGSTLLPSSWALHDPLYLFIGNYIATFYLDAHFINFSFQFLTLQSSKRIFPFLMAGSKLGGIIITIIISLYSTLFIHYAAYIWLAAGIMILIPFFATTKINTSTRSYYKHTFMDKLSTLFSSRMFIVSAVAVFTMAIANQHTEYFFARIATHIYPSQGQLAVFISRYTFITDFITVAMQLFVTSRIIKKLSIPTANLLYPSSYCLIIMYAVLSPTLLAAVALRFFRKNMSFFIRQPVSNIMLSIQPPDRVNQARSIINSIVSPLGMIAGGFLLSLYATLSLQIVFIIAFAVGLLFVAITIKQNALYKEAIYFKLQPQLPKTLHITGSDIIEIAKNPNIENKSEFIDTLLQQGMSAELFPMIIQYYDLLSENTKIHLLSIIYEAPEERAIEISKKAVNDENPLVRVYAYRFLSQCAIVTRKEILLQSKPLLPIEPLIYSLLTNDSAYNEAFITNRFHELEQCIMQGKEKSDMEFLMLCSVSKPQLYISMLYRLALASGNLCLFQFIILHANMLTQSQVIRILYRFKHAPLHNLQHFLTKARIHPEIRFLLCDYRFDLPVEMLSSLFSPETNYSILENRIIQKRPYHNKANYLNVFIALNVVPEENLPLFINASIARIHQLYQCCATIKATPIDKLFKDFLTIIFNDAILYEKNLLIKALALSTGVHIDIAYESNLLLKDIEIENYIIEFLTLTQKGKKVALLETYSAREVAPAPLPLFIKNCKYLRSCIPVLSKQLDYCISLINNPNSSKEDSVAQTIQILTFLKQNALFKETPVDQLVHLMQIARIQKLPENTEFIKEGQTGDELFIIMEGEVSVTRKGKEIARLRMGDCIGELSIIDKEPRSATVKTTTQSLLLSLQRNDFLLTLKSNPAIAINVMKVIADRLRSTLSQYTI comes from the coding sequence ATGAATATAAAAGAAGCGGGATGGAAAATATTTTCACTGCGCAGTGAGGAAGTATCATTCACCATCCCGCTTTTCTTTCTTTACCTGTTCTCAGGAATCTTCTTTGCAACCGGTCAGGTGTATACCGAATCACTATTTTTACAAACATACGGAGCAGCAGGGCTATCCAAATTTTTTGCAATCAATGGTATTGTATTATTTCTTTCTGGATTTATCTACACCTATTTCCTTGAATTATTTTCTTTAAAGCGGGCATATGTTCTGCTCATTATGCTATTTTGCTGTATACCCGGAAGCACTTTGCTTCCTTCAAGCTGGGCACTCCATGACCCTCTGTATCTTTTTATTGGAAATTATATTGCAACATTTTATTTAGATGCTCATTTCATTAATTTTTCATTTCAGTTCCTTACCCTGCAAAGTTCCAAACGGATATTCCCGTTTTTAATGGCTGGTTCCAAATTAGGTGGAATAATTATCACCATTATAATTTCCCTGTACAGTACACTTTTCATTCACTATGCTGCATATATATGGCTTGCTGCCGGAATTATGATACTTATCCCATTTTTTGCAACTACAAAAATCAATACAAGCACGCGCAGTTATTACAAACACACATTTATGGACAAACTTTCTACTCTATTTTCAAGCCGCATGTTTATTGTAAGCGCTGTTGCAGTATTTACTATGGCAATTGCCAACCAGCACACAGAGTATTTTTTTGCACGTATCGCCACACACATATATCCTTCACAGGGACAACTGGCTGTTTTTATAAGCAGATATACATTTATAACCGATTTCATAACGGTAGCCATGCAACTTTTTGTTACATCACGCATCATTAAAAAATTGAGTATTCCAACTGCCAATCTGCTCTATCCATCATCATACTGCTTGATTATCATGTATGCAGTATTATCACCCACATTACTTGCTGCTGTAGCATTGCGTTTTTTCAGAAAAAATATGAGCTTCTTTATTCGCCAGCCTGTGAGCAACATAATGCTATCCATACAACCTCCCGACAGAGTAAATCAGGCACGATCAATCATTAACAGCATCGTCAGCCCCCTTGGCATGATAGCAGGTGGATTTTTGCTTTCATTATACGCAACGCTTTCATTACAAATTGTATTCATCATAGCATTTGCAGTGGGATTATTATTTGTAGCTATCACCATAAAACAGAATGCCCTGTATAAAGAAGCAATCTATTTCAAATTGCAACCACAGCTACCAAAAACCTTACATATAACCGGCAGCGATATCATTGAGATTGCAAAAAACCCAAATATAGAAAATAAATCTGAATTTATTGATACTCTGCTGCAGCAAGGTATGTCAGCAGAACTGTTTCCCATGATTATCCAGTATTATGATTTGCTATCTGAAAACACCAAGATACATTTGCTATCTATTATATACGAAGCACCTGAAGAACGTGCCATTGAAATAAGTAAAAAAGCAGTAAATGATGAAAACCCACTGGTACGCGTATATGCCTATCGTTTCCTGTCACAATGTGCGATAGTTACCCGTAAGGAAATTTTGCTGCAATCTAAACCGCTGCTTCCAATTGAACCTTTGATTTACTCTTTGCTGACAAATGACAGTGCATACAATGAAGCATTCATCACCAACAGATTCCATGAGCTTGAACAATGCATTATGCAGGGCAAAGAAAAATCTGACATGGAGTTTCTCATGCTTTGTTCTGTTAGCAAACCCCAATTATACATCAGCATGCTCTATCGTTTAGCACTGGCCAGCGGTAATCTTTGCCTATTTCAATTTATTATCCTTCATGCTAACATGCTTACTCAATCTCAGGTTATACGAATACTGTATCGCTTTAAACATGCACCTCTGCATAACCTGCAGCATTTCCTGACCAAAGCACGGATACATCCTGAGATAAGGTTTTTGCTTTGTGATTATCGCTTTGATCTACCTGTTGAAATGCTTTCTTCACTATTCAGTCCTGAAACCAACTATTCAATTCTGGAAAACCGAATCATTCAGAAACGGCCCTACCATAACAAGGCAAACTATCTGAATGTATTTATTGCATTGAATGTGGTACCAGAGGAAAATCTACCACTTTTTATTAATGCTTCCATTGCACGCATTCACCAGCTATATCAGTGCTGTGCCACCATTAAAGCAACACCTATTGATAAATTATTTAAAGACTTTCTTACAATTATATTTAATGATGCAATACTCTATGAAAAGAATTTGCTTATAAAAGCGCTGGCACTGTCTACTGGAGTACATATTGATATTGCATACGAATCAAATCTTCTTCTTAAAGATATAGAAATTGAAAATTATATTATTGAATTTTTGACTCTAACGCAAAAAGGCAAAAAGGTAGCGTTACTTGAAACGTATTCTGCCAGGGAAGTTGCACCTGCTCCATTGCCTCTTTTTATTAAAAATTGCAAATATCTGCGTTCATGTATACCAGTACTGTCAAAACAGCTTGACTATTGTATTTCCCTGATTAATAATCCCAACAGTAGTAAGGAGGATTCCGTGGCACAGACAATTCAAATACTTACCTTCCTAAAACAAAATGCCCTTTTCAAAGAAACACCTGTTGACCAGCTTGTCCATCTGATGCAGATTGCCCGCATACAAAAGCTTCCTGAAAATACTGAATTCATCAAAGAAGGTCAAACGGGTGATGAACTTTTCATTATTATGGAAGGTGAAGTCAGTGTTACCAGAAAAGGGAAAGAGATAGCCCGTCTCAGAATGGGAGATTGTATTGGTGAGTTATCCATTATAGATAAGGAGCCCCGAAGCGCTACTGTGAAAACCACCACACAATCTCTTTTGCTTTCCTTACAACGCAATGATTTTTTATTAACCTTGAAATCAAATCCTGCAATAGCTATAAATGTGATGAAAGTTATTGCTGATCGCCTTAGATCAACATTATCACAATATACTATATAA
- a CDS encoding Ldh family oxidoreductase has product MQDITWIPFDIATQYMIDVFTSIGVPEEDAAICADVLITADKFGIDSHGVNRLKPIYYDRIKIGIQKPVTHFEIIKEGPTTAVVDGHDGMGQVIAYRSMQMAIDKAKKYGLGMVAVRNSTHYGIAGYYAKMAADNNMIGITGTNARPSVAPTFGVENMLGTNPLTFGIPTDEEFPFLLDCATSLSQRGKVEVYARLGKSLPPGWVIDHEGNTCTDPHQVLDGLIKGTMALTPLGGIGEEGAGYKGYGYCTVVEILSAALQAGSYLKMLSGFDTAGRKVPYHLGHFFIAIDIEAFTDINSFKAVTGDILRQLRNSRKMPGQDRIYTAGEKEYLVYLERRDKGVPVNREVMRELITMRDEQGITGYEILKLV; this is encoded by the coding sequence ATGCAAGACATTACCTGGATACCATTTGATATTGCCACGCAATATATGATTGATGTGTTTACCAGCATAGGTGTACCAGAAGAAGATGCTGCAATCTGTGCTGATGTGCTGATTACCGCCGATAAGTTTGGCATTGATTCGCATGGGGTAAATCGATTAAAACCAATATATTATGATCGTATTAAAATAGGCATTCAGAAACCGGTTACACACTTTGAAATCATTAAGGAAGGCCCAACCACGGCAGTAGTGGATGGACATGATGGCATGGGACAGGTTATAGCCTATAGGTCAATGCAAATGGCTATCGACAAGGCAAAAAAGTATGGCTTAGGGATGGTTGCTGTGCGCAATTCCACACATTATGGCATTGCTGGCTACTATGCAAAGATGGCGGCTGATAATAATATGATAGGAATAACCGGAACCAATGCCAGACCGTCGGTTGCGCCAACCTTTGGAGTGGAAAATATGCTGGGTACAAATCCATTGACCTTTGGCATACCCACTGATGAAGAGTTCCCGTTTTTGCTTGATTGCGCTACCAGTTTGAGCCAGCGGGGCAAGGTTGAAGTGTATGCACGGCTTGGGAAATCCCTTCCTCCGGGATGGGTTATTGACCACGAGGGAAATACCTGTACGGACCCACACCAGGTGCTGGATGGCCTTATCAAGGGTACTATGGCTCTGACCCCACTTGGAGGCATTGGCGAAGAGGGTGCTGGTTACAAAGGGTATGGATACTGTACGGTGGTGGAAATTTTATCAGCTGCATTACAGGCAGGCAGCTATTTAAAGATGCTCTCTGGCTTTGATACTGCGGGGAGGAAGGTGCCGTATCATTTGGGCCACTTTTTTATAGCCATTGATATTGAAGCTTTTACAGATATTAATTCGTTTAAAGCAGTTACCGGAGATATATTGCGCCAGCTACGCAATTCGCGCAAGATGCCCGGGCAGGATAGAATTTATACTGCCGGTGAAAAGGAATATCTTGTGTATTTAGAGCGCAGAGATAAGGGGGTACCGGTTAACAGGGAAGTAATGAGGGAGCTTATTACGATGCGCGATGAGCAGGGTATTACAGGATATGAAATTCTGAAGTTGGTATGA
- a CDS encoding enoyl-CoA hydratase/isomerase family protein: MLQKRVEDNVYILTLNDGKMNALTDTVLNDLRNYLKEAAADTSIKGVILTGEGKTFSSGFSLPMFLSFKDVNEVVKFFEVEEEILLELFMFEKPVIAALNGHTVAGGMIFAMACDYRIMKNHPKIKMGMSEIKIGLPLSVAQWNVVRFGLDSDKKFRDIMYFGNMFGPEQALQLGLIDELVEEDKLISRAKELINLWKNNPGNAFTPLKLCIRQETADRIRKDLKDGSWTKGLQCFFDDNVRKTLEFVQAAMSK, from the coding sequence ATGTTGCAAAAAAGAGTAGAAGATAATGTCTACATTCTTACATTGAATGATGGCAAAATGAACGCACTCACCGACACAGTGCTAAATGACCTTCGCAATTATCTTAAAGAAGCAGCAGCTGATACTTCAATCAAAGGTGTTATTTTAACCGGTGAAGGGAAAACATTTTCATCCGGTTTCAGCCTGCCAATGTTTTTGAGCTTTAAGGATGTCAATGAAGTGGTTAAATTTTTTGAAGTTGAAGAAGAAATTTTACTGGAACTCTTTATGTTTGAAAAGCCGGTTATTGCAGCATTAAATGGTCACACTGTTGCCGGCGGCATGATTTTTGCAATGGCCTGTGATTATCGTATTATGAAAAACCATCCAAAAATCAAGATGGGCATGAGCGAAATCAAGATTGGCCTGCCTCTTTCTGTTGCTCAGTGGAATGTGGTACGCTTTGGCCTCGACAGTGACAAAAAGTTTAGAGACATCATGTATTTTGGTAATATGTTTGGTCCTGAACAGGCGTTACAATTAGGCCTTATTGACGAACTTGTTGAAGAGGATAAGCTGATAAGCAGGGCAAAGGAACTTATTAATCTATGGAAAAACAATCCCGGCAATGCATTTACACCACTTAAATTATGCATACGCCAGGAAACTGCTGACAGAATACGCAAAGACCTTAAAGACGGAAGCTGGACAAAAGGATTGCAATGTTTCTTTGATGATAATGTACGCAAAACATTAGAGTTTGTTCAGGCAGCAATGAGCAAGTAA
- a CDS encoding NAD(P)/FAD-dependent oxidoreductase has product MKQKVGIIGAGASGLIAAYFASLNKHNEVHIFEKQNKIGRKVAATGNGRCNLTNMNMGSEHYHSGDIQFVTTVLQSFSLQDTLNFFHSIGIITTTLENGKVYPASLQASTVVKVFEHELSHNNVQIHLSRKIESIQPVHHGFKVTTAGKEEHFFHKVILACGSCAYGSLGASKDGYELARSLGHTIIEPFPAILPLNIVNKQLHTLQGIRWDCTLSVVIDTIIVQQVTDEVLFTAYGISGPAALAISRTVNAALLQGKDVTIQCNIFPYYDYSALCDHFKMLLSQPNKSLEFALYGIMNNKMPRVFLSMAGIPYEWPAIESLNDIDIIVQAFTHATLYPGKPRPFTEAVVAAGGINVSEINCATMESTLHKGLFITGELLDVDGDSGGYNLQFAWSTGAIAGKNA; this is encoded by the coding sequence ATGAAACAAAAAGTAGGAATTATTGGCGCAGGCGCTTCAGGGCTTATTGCTGCGTATTTTGCTTCACTCAATAAGCATAACGAAGTCCATATATTTGAAAAACAGAATAAGATTGGCCGCAAGGTAGCAGCAACCGGTAACGGCAGATGTAACCTGACTAACATGAATATGGGGTCAGAGCATTATCACTCCGGTGATATTCAGTTTGTTACCACAGTGCTGCAGAGCTTTTCATTACAGGACACGCTTAATTTCTTTCATTCTATTGGCATTATAACAACCACACTGGAAAATGGCAAGGTGTATCCTGCATCACTGCAAGCTTCCACGGTGGTGAAAGTTTTTGAACATGAACTATCGCACAATAATGTTCAAATACATCTTTCACGAAAAATTGAATCAATACAGCCTGTACATCACGGTTTTAAGGTAACCACTGCAGGTAAAGAAGAACATTTCTTCCATAAAGTTATACTTGCCTGCGGCAGTTGCGCCTACGGATCACTGGGTGCTTCAAAAGATGGCTATGAACTTGCTCGGTCATTAGGGCATACCATCATTGAGCCATTCCCGGCAATACTGCCCCTAAACATTGTCAACAAACAGCTTCATACGTTACAGGGAATACGCTGGGACTGCACATTGAGTGTGGTAATTGACACCATCATTGTACAGCAAGTAACCGATGAAGTGCTATTTACTGCGTATGGCATATCTGGCCCTGCTGCGCTTGCAATCTCACGCACTGTCAATGCGGCACTGCTTCAGGGAAAGGATGTAACCATCCAGTGTAACATCTTTCCCTATTATGATTACTCTGCATTGTGTGATCACTTTAAAATGTTGCTTTCTCAACCAAATAAATCACTTGAATTTGCCCTGTATGGGATAATGAACAATAAAATGCCCCGTGTGTTTTTATCTATGGCAGGTATTCCGTATGAATGGCCTGCAATTGAATCACTCAACGATATTGATATAATCGTTCAGGCATTTACCCATGCAACACTGTATCCGGGAAAGCCGCGCCCATTTACTGAGGCAGTGGTAGCTGCTGGTGGTATTAATGTAAGTGAGATTAACTGTGCAACGATGGAATCAACATTGCACAAAGGACTTTTTATTACAGGAGAACTATTAGATGTAGATGGTGACAGTGGTGGATATAATCTTCAGTTTGCATGGAGTACTGGAGCTATTGCTGGAAAAAATGCCTAA
- a CDS encoding acetyl-CoA C-acyltransferase, with product MARGDRVAIIDGCRTPFLRSGTEYREMMAYEICRHAVKGLIAKTGIPNDLVDHVIMGGVANDIATTNVAREIMLAAGLPYTIPAYTCTVACISANAAIISGANLIVNGNAECIVAGGVETFSDPDIKISKNYRRFILDLTMFKRPKSIIGKLKLLKGMSFKDFIVPEQPAIGEFSTKMRMGDTADRLAKRLGISQREQDEFAALSHNRAAAAWEKGVLKKEVIPVVTPQGKLVEKDNGFRKDTTPEKLAKLKPAFDRRYGTVTAGNSSFLTDGGAAVLLMSETMAKKMGIKPLAYIKSYAFTAQDLWEELLLGPSFAIPKALAMGKLKFKDIGVWEIHEAFGAQMIGVIKTLASSSFCRDRLGLPGKLGEIPIDALNVYGGSLSLGHPFGATGARLVTTCANRLRETGKRYGVVAGCAAGAVGNAIILERA from the coding sequence ATGGCAAGGGGTGACAGAGTTGCAATTATTGATGGATGCCGTACGCCCTTTTTGCGTTCCGGCACCGAATATCGAGAAATGATGGCGTATGAAATCTGTCGTCATGCGGTTAAGGGTTTAATAGCAAAAACAGGTATTCCCAATGACCTGGTGGACCATGTTATTATGGGTGGTGTTGCAAATGATATTGCTACCACAAATGTTGCACGTGAGATTATGCTGGCTGCTGGGCTTCCCTACACAATACCTGCATATACCTGTACTGTGGCGTGTATATCTGCTAATGCTGCTATTATCAGTGGAGCCAATTTAATTGTGAACGGCAATGCGGAGTGTATTGTTGCGGGAGGTGTTGAGACTTTTTCAGATCCTGATATAAAAATATCTAAAAACTATCGCCGATTTATTTTGGACCTCACCATGTTCAAGCGCCCAAAAAGTATCATTGGCAAATTGAAATTATTAAAAGGCATGAGCTTTAAGGATTTTATTGTGCCTGAGCAGCCTGCAATTGGTGAGTTTTCTACAAAAATGCGCATGGGGGATACTGCAGACAGGCTGGCAAAGCGATTAGGTATAAGTCAGCGTGAACAGGATGAATTTGCAGCACTATCGCATAACCGTGCAGCAGCTGCATGGGAAAAGGGGGTCTTAAAAAAAGAAGTAATACCGGTTGTGACCCCTCAGGGCAAACTTGTGGAAAAAGACAATGGTTTCCGTAAGGATACAACCCCGGAAAAATTAGCAAAATTAAAACCTGCCTTTGACAGGCGATATGGCACGGTAACCGCAGGCAATTCATCATTTTTGACTGATGGTGGGGCAGCGGTTCTTCTTATGAGTGAAACAATGGCAAAAAAGATGGGGATAAAACCCCTGGCATATATCAAGTCATATGCTTTCACTGCACAAGACCTGTGGGAGGAGCTTCTGCTAGGTCCTTCTTTTGCGATACCAAAAGCGTTAGCAATGGGTAAACTTAAGTTTAAAGATATTGGCGTATGGGAAATTCATGAAGCTTTTGGCGCACAGATGATTGGTGTTATTAAAACACTTGCATCATCTTCTTTTTGCAGAGATAGGCTGGGATTGCCCGGCAAATTGGGTGAAATCCCCATTGATGCACTCAATGTATATGGCGGTTCGCTTTCATTGGGACATCCATTTGGTGCTACCGGGGCACGTCTTGTTACAACATGTGCCAACAGGTTGCGTGAAACCGGCAAACGATATGGTGTGGTTGCCGGGTGTGCAGCCGGTGCAGTGGGCAATGCCATCATATTAGAGCGTGCATAA
- the nusB gene encoding transcription antitermination factor NusB has protein sequence MGHRRKAREYAMQALYMYETVRTPLQELISLQWVDKEIPEDIRDFAITLIEGTIDHLDFIDDLIKRYSKNWKFERINPVDKSILRISIYALLYLDSIPHAVTIDEGIELGKIYGSENSGQFINGILDAIRVHELQTR, from the coding sequence ATGGGTCATAGAAGAAAAGCCCGTGAATATGCCATGCAGGCCCTGTACATGTACGAAACAGTTCGTACTCCATTACAGGAGCTAATTTCCCTGCAATGGGTAGATAAGGAAATCCCGGAAGATATCAGGGACTTTGCCATAACTTTAATTGAAGGTACTATAGATCATTTAGATTTTATTGATGACCTGATAAAACGATATTCAAAAAACTGGAAATTTGAACGCATAAACCCTGTTGACAAGTCCATATTGAGAATTTCAATCTATGCCCTGTTATATTTAGATTCCATACCCCATGCAGTCACTATTGATGAAGGGATTGAATTGGGGAAAATTTATGGAAGTGAAAACTCGGGCCAGTTTATAAACGGGATTCTTGATGCAATACGGGTACATGAACTTCAGACGAGGTGA
- the ribE gene encoding 6,7-dimethyl-8-ribityllumazine synthase, whose product MNTIEGKLDASGLKVALIVSRFNEFITNKLLSGALDCLQRHNADEKNITVIWVPGAFEIPPVAMKVATKGSYDAVICLGAVIRGATPHFDYVAAEVSKGVALVSLQSQVPVIYGVLTTDTIEQAVERAGTKSGNKGFDAAMAAIEMAQLYKKIS is encoded by the coding sequence ATGAACACAATTGAAGGAAAATTAGATGCATCCGGTTTAAAGGTTGCGTTAATAGTATCACGTTTCAATGAATTTATTACCAACAAGCTTTTATCCGGGGCTTTAGATTGCCTGCAACGGCACAATGCCGATGAAAAAAACATAACCGTTATATGGGTGCCCGGTGCGTTTGAAATTCCTCCTGTGGCAATGAAAGTAGCCACCAAAGGCAGTTATGATGCAGTCATTTGCTTGGGTGCAGTTATACGAGGTGCTACTCCACATTTTGACTATGTGGCAGCAGAAGTGTCAAAGGGTGTTGCGCTTGTATCGCTGCAATCGCAGGTGCCGGTTATCTATGGGGTTCTTACAACCGATACCATTGAGCAGGCTGTTGAGCGAGCAGGAACCAAGTCAGGCAACAAAGGCTTTGACGCTGCAATGGCAGCCATTGAGATGGCACAACTGTATAAAAAGATAAGCTAA
- a CDS encoding DUF493 family protein: MGNENDFPQEITFKVICKNFPYIRDILYNTCGEHAQAISITQKESSRNTFISYTITATFSTSEHIDRLCNAIAHIEGFITMF; the protein is encoded by the coding sequence ATGGGCAATGAAAATGATTTTCCTCAGGAAATAACTTTTAAAGTTATATGCAAAAATTTTCCGTACATAAGGGATATCCTTTATAACACCTGTGGAGAACATGCTCAGGCCATATCTATAACCCAAAAAGAAAGCAGTCGCAATACGTTTATTTCCTATACAATTACGGCAACATTCAGCACATCAGAACATATAGATAGATTGTGCAACGCTATTGCTCACATTGAAGGTTTTATCACAATGTTTTAG